The following are encoded together in the Candidatus Binataceae bacterium genome:
- a CDS encoding CoA transferase, translating to MSRPLEGLRVIEVAQIYAGPYCGLQLAHFGAEVIKIEPPGEGEFLRMRPPNAHGANAGFLMLNPGKKSVTLNLKAPRGRELLLRLLAGADVLVENYAAGVLERLGFSYDDLAARFPRLIYASCKGYGADSRWANLGAMDFTVQAASGIIDMTGYADRPGVRATAALIDTSAGMHLVAGIMAALIERGRSSRGRKVEVAMLDVCVPAVNGMIASALDGNPLPRLANRHPSACPSNTYAAADGEILIYCLTEDHWRRFARLMDRADLLDEPRYCDHQGRYQIIDEVDELVGAWVAPRKRDELVDLLIEHGIPCAPVRTITEVATDEELKLRGLLRIGEFAGHGEVNVLGSAIKLSGEAGASDKLRVPALGEDTDDILTELGVARVEILELRRDGVI from the coding sequence GTGAGCAGGCCGCTCGAAGGACTGCGGGTTATCGAGGTTGCGCAGATTTACGCGGGGCCCTACTGCGGCCTCCAGCTTGCGCATTTCGGCGCCGAGGTGATCAAGATCGAGCCGCCGGGCGAGGGCGAATTTCTGCGGATGCGTCCGCCGAATGCGCACGGCGCCAACGCGGGTTTCCTGATGCTCAACCCGGGTAAGAAGTCGGTGACGCTGAATCTCAAAGCGCCGCGCGGACGCGAACTGCTGCTCCGTCTGCTCGCCGGCGCGGATGTGCTCGTCGAGAACTACGCGGCAGGCGTCCTTGAGCGGCTGGGCTTCAGCTACGACGATCTGGCGGCGCGGTTTCCGCGGCTGATCTATGCGTCGTGCAAGGGCTACGGCGCCGACAGCCGCTGGGCGAACCTTGGTGCGATGGACTTCACCGTGCAGGCAGCGTCGGGGATCATCGATATGACCGGATACGCCGATCGGCCGGGCGTCCGCGCGACGGCGGCGCTGATCGATACCAGCGCGGGGATGCATCTGGTGGCCGGCATCATGGCCGCGCTGATTGAGCGCGGACGCAGCAGCCGCGGCCGCAAGGTCGAAGTCGCGATGCTCGATGTCTGCGTACCGGCGGTCAACGGCATGATCGCCAGCGCGCTCGATGGGAATCCGCTGCCGCGCCTGGCGAATCGGCATCCGAGCGCGTGCCCGTCGAATACCTACGCGGCCGCGGACGGCGAAATCCTGATCTACTGCCTGACCGAAGATCATTGGCGGCGCTTTGCCCGCCTGATGGACCGCGCGGATCTGCTCGATGAACCGCGCTACTGTGACCACCAGGGGCGCTACCAGATTATCGACGAAGTCGATGAGCTCGTCGGCGCCTGGGTGGCGCCGCGCAAACGTGACGAGCTGGTCGATCTTCTGATCGAGCACGGTATCCCGTGCGCGCCGGTCCGGACGATCACCGAGGTCGCGACCGATGAAGAACTCAAGTTGCGCGGTCTTTTGCGCATCGGCGAGTTTGCCGGTCACGGCGAAGTCAATGTGCTCGGGTCGGCGATCAAGCTGTCGGGTGAGGCCGGGGCAAGCGACAAACTGAGAGTGCCGGCGCTCGGCGAAGATACCGACGACATTCTGACGGAGCTGGGAGTGGCGCGGGTGGAGATCCTCGAACTGCGGCGGGACGGCGTGATTTGA
- a CDS encoding enoyl-CoA hydratase/isomerase family protein, whose amino-acid sequence MNEYFKLEKQDGVATLTFDRDEKRNPLNEHSIAELEANLIAVRSDADVRALLITGTGRAFCAGADISRLKGVSDPAERHRLFSTASPRARQVLRRTLAMLKDIELPTVSAVNGFAVGGGWFLALACDLRIAVEGAEFWLPEVDLGAPGPRGPEQWMAAHVGAARAKEITFTCRHFKADELYQWGLLNRVVKREELMPVALELARSLAAKNHAAIVQAKAQINGFFLE is encoded by the coding sequence ATGAACGAGTATTTCAAGCTGGAAAAGCAGGACGGTGTCGCGACCCTGACTTTTGATCGCGACGAGAAGCGCAACCCGCTGAATGAGCACAGTATTGCAGAGCTCGAAGCTAACCTTATCGCGGTGCGCAGCGATGCCGACGTGCGCGCACTGTTGATTACCGGCACGGGGCGCGCCTTTTGCGCCGGCGCGGACATCTCGCGGCTCAAGGGCGTCAGTGATCCGGCGGAGCGCCATCGGCTGTTCAGCACAGCCTCGCCGCGGGCGCGGCAGGTTTTGCGCCGCACCTTGGCGATGCTGAAGGATATCGAGCTGCCGACGGTCTCGGCGGTCAACGGATTCGCGGTCGGCGGCGGATGGTTTCTCGCGCTCGCGTGCGATCTGCGGATCGCCGTCGAGGGTGCCGAATTCTGGCTGCCGGAGGTCGATCTGGGCGCGCCCGGACCGCGCGGACCCGAGCAATGGATGGCGGCTCACGTCGGCGCCGCGCGCGCCAAGGAGATCACCTTTACCTGCCGTCACTTCAAGGCTGACGAGCTTTATCAATGGGGACTGTTGAATCGCGTGGTCAAGCGCGAAGAGCTGATGCCGGTCGCGCTTGAGCTGGCGCGCAGTCTGGCGGCGAAAAACCACGCGGCGATTGTGCAGGCGAAGGCGCAGATCAATGGATTCTTCCTGGAGTAA
- a CDS encoding enoyl-CoA hydratase/isomerase family protein, with amino-acid sequence MPDNFRFEQDGPVTVITFNRPERRNCLNLEVLGELEDLIFRVRANRETRVMIVTGTGAAFSAGADMSSFKGITDPAERVRQFASRSGQAPRVIGRIFDTILRLDCMTIGAVNGYAVGGGWALAAGLDFLIAAEGAQFWVPEVELGVPFRGGPAEVLAKRLGPWRAKEAMILCRRYTASELLTMGLVNEVTPAAELMNATRRLAERLLALPEKAVYRTKHAIDGVFVGPRLY; translated from the coding sequence ATGCCGGATAATTTTCGCTTCGAACAGGACGGGCCGGTCACGGTCATCACCTTCAATCGTCCCGAGCGGCGCAACTGCCTGAATCTCGAAGTGCTGGGCGAGTTGGAGGATTTGATTTTTCGCGTGCGCGCGAATCGTGAGACTCGGGTGATGATCGTCACCGGCACGGGCGCAGCTTTTTCGGCCGGCGCCGATATGTCGAGCTTCAAAGGGATTACTGACCCGGCCGAGCGTGTGCGCCAGTTCGCCTCGCGCAGCGGACAAGCGCCGCGAGTGATCGGGCGTATTTTCGACACCATCCTGCGGCTCGACTGCATGACGATCGGCGCGGTCAACGGCTATGCAGTCGGCGGGGGATGGGCGTTAGCGGCGGGGCTGGATTTCCTGATCGCGGCGGAAGGCGCGCAATTCTGGGTGCCCGAAGTGGAACTTGGCGTGCCCTTCAGGGGCGGCCCCGCAGAAGTATTGGCGAAACGACTGGGACCGTGGCGCGCCAAGGAGGCGATGATTCTCTGTCGCCGCTACACGGCGTCCGAACTGTTGACGATGGGTCTGGTCAACGAAGTCACGCCGGCGGCGGAGTTGATGAACGCGACCCGCCGTCTCGCCGAGCGGCTGTTGGCGCTGCCGGAGAAGGCCGTCTACCGCACCAAGCATGCCATCGACGGAGTTTTCGTCGGCCCCCGGCTGTACTGA
- a CDS encoding VOC family protein, protein MIKPDRIGHVVIKVRDIERSKKFYTEVLGLQQMMELPQLKMAFFASNGRDHHEIACVEVGADAMGNQPNQIGLVHIAFRLRDEAHLQAAYKELKANDATINFTVDHGITRSIYFRDPDGNQLEVYRDATPEELARNKSNKYLGMDKLDFAPEERGIAEAFAAREVMS, encoded by the coding sequence ATGATCAAACCTGATCGAATCGGCCACGTCGTGATCAAAGTTCGCGACATCGAGCGGTCGAAGAAGTTCTACACCGAGGTCCTGGGCCTACAGCAGATGATGGAGCTGCCGCAGCTCAAGATGGCGTTTTTCGCCAGCAACGGCCGCGACCATCATGAGATTGCCTGCGTTGAAGTCGGGGCGGACGCCATGGGCAATCAGCCCAATCAGATCGGCCTGGTGCATATCGCCTTTCGGCTGCGCGACGAAGCTCATCTGCAGGCCGCCTACAAGGAACTCAAGGCGAATGACGCGACGATCAACTTCACGGTTGACCACGGGATCACGCGAAGCATCTATTTCCGCGATCCCGACGGCAACCAGCTCGAAGTTTATCGCGACGCTACGCCAGAAGAACTCGCGCGCAACAAGAGCAACAAGTACCTGGGGATGGACAAGCTCGACTTCGCGCCCGAAGAGCGCGGTATCGCGGAGGCTTTCGCCGCCCGCGAAGTGATGAGCTAA
- the tcuA gene encoding FAD-dependent tricarballylate dehydrogenase TcuA produces MTTAYDVIVVGGGNAALCAALAARESGASVLILEAAPEAERGGNSRFTAGAMRVAYNGVEDLTRLMPDLSDEEKSQTDFGAYPQDQFYDDLCRVTQYRTDPQLAETLVTQSFDTMLWMRARGIRFVPIYGRQAFKVDGRFKFWGGLTVEAWGGGPGLVDSLYAIAARAGIAVLYASRARELMISDNGVRGVAIRMQGRAAVLDARAVVLASGGFEANAEWRTRYLGPGWDLAKVRGTRFNTGDGIAMALAAAAMPAGNWSGCHAVGWDRNAPEFGDLSVGDGFQKHSYPFGIMVNALGRRFVDEGADFRNYTYAKYGRAILEQPAQFAWQIFDHKVTHLLRDEYRLKRVTRVSAETLEALARKLEDVDGPGFLAEVGAYNSAVRTEVPFNPNIKDGRCTRGLTLEKSNWANTLDTPPFEAYAVTCGITFTFGGLRIDEDGAVINTDGVPIRGLYAAGELVGGLFYFNYPGGTGLMSGSVFGRLAGTAAGRAALR; encoded by the coding sequence ATGACGACCGCGTATGACGTGATCGTAGTGGGCGGCGGCAACGCGGCACTGTGCGCAGCGCTCGCGGCGCGCGAGAGTGGCGCTTCGGTTCTGATCCTGGAGGCTGCGCCGGAGGCCGAGCGCGGCGGCAACTCGCGCTTCACCGCGGGCGCGATGCGGGTCGCATACAACGGTGTCGAGGACTTGACGCGCCTGATGCCGGATCTGAGCGACGAGGAAAAATCTCAGACCGACTTCGGCGCCTATCCACAGGATCAGTTCTACGACGATCTCTGTCGCGTCACGCAGTATCGGACCGACCCGCAACTCGCGGAGACCTTAGTAACGCAGAGCTTCGACACGATGCTCTGGATGCGCGCGCGCGGAATCCGTTTTGTCCCGATTTATGGACGGCAGGCCTTCAAGGTCGATGGGCGTTTCAAGTTCTGGGGCGGCCTGACGGTCGAGGCTTGGGGCGGTGGCCCCGGACTGGTTGATTCGCTTTACGCGATCGCGGCCCGCGCCGGAATCGCAGTGCTTTACGCCAGCCGCGCGCGCGAGCTGATGATCTCCGATAACGGCGTCCGTGGCGTCGCTATACGCATGCAAGGCCGCGCGGCCGTGCTTGACGCGCGCGCCGTCGTCCTCGCTTCCGGCGGCTTCGAGGCCAACGCTGAGTGGCGCACGCGCTATCTCGGCCCGGGCTGGGACCTCGCGAAAGTGCGTGGCACCCGTTTCAACACCGGCGACGGTATCGCGATGGCGCTCGCGGCCGCGGCGATGCCGGCCGGCAACTGGTCCGGATGCCATGCCGTGGGCTGGGATCGCAACGCGCCGGAGTTTGGCGATCTCAGCGTCGGCGACGGCTTTCAGAAGCACAGCTATCCCTTCGGCATCATGGTGAATGCGCTGGGGCGACGCTTCGTCGATGAGGGCGCGGACTTCCGCAACTACACCTACGCGAAATACGGCCGCGCGATCCTCGAGCAGCCCGCCCAGTTCGCCTGGCAGATTTTCGATCATAAGGTGACCCATCTGCTGCGCGACGAATACCGGCTCAAACGGGTGACCCGGGTCAGCGCGGAAACCCTCGAGGCGCTCGCACGCAAACTCGAAGACGTCGACGGTCCAGGATTTCTCGCCGAGGTCGGAGCCTATAATTCCGCGGTGCGCACGGAGGTTCCGTTCAATCCGAACATCAAGGACGGACGCTGCACGCGCGGCCTCACGCTCGAAAAAAGCAACTGGGCGAATACGCTCGACACGCCGCCTTTCGAGGCTTACGCCGTCACCTGCGGCATCACCTTCACCTTCGGCGGCCTGCGGATTGATGAAGACGGCGCGGTGATCAATACCGACGGCGTCCCGATTCGCGGGCTGTACGCCGCGGGCGAACTCGTCGGCGGCCTCTTCTACTTTAACTATCCAGGCGGGACCGGATTGATGTCCGGCTCCGTATTCGGCCGGCTCGCCGGAACCGCGGCTGGCCGCGCCGCGCTACGCTGA
- the tcuA gene encoding FAD-dependent tricarballylate dehydrogenase TcuA produces the protein MAAYDVIVVGAGNAALSAAVAACEAGAAKVLVLEKAAEELRGGNTYYSGGLLRIAFNQAAEILRLAPQADELPGFIEGLEAYPQEAFWADLRRMTSDRTDPELAETLISQSYPTALWMAENGIRFEPAISLGAVRVGGAIKWPKGAILRAANEGVGLSRMWFARAGKSGIEVRYRSGAIRLMLDSRGRVCGVVIRDPAGLQEVAARAVVLGCGGFEANMAWRAQYLGRPWDHAKVRGTPHNQGDGLRMALEIGAMPWGQWSGCHATPINAAAPAFGDRQLTDKTNRLSYLYGVMINRDGLRFVDEGEDQALFTYAKFGGAILNQPGGVAWQIFDARVTALLEPRYATSEPIVAERLEDLIAKLDVDQATALRTLNEFNAAAGRGRFNPGEHDGMATRELSLPKSNWAQKLETPPFCAYPVTGGITFSFGGLKINDRAQVIATNWEPIAGLYACGEMVGGLFHNNYPGGSGLMSGAVFGRIAGTSAARDQR, from the coding sequence GTGGCAGCTTATGATGTGATCGTGGTTGGCGCCGGTAACGCCGCGCTCTCGGCAGCGGTCGCAGCGTGCGAAGCGGGCGCTGCGAAGGTGCTCGTGCTCGAGAAGGCTGCAGAGGAGTTGCGCGGGGGCAATACCTATTACAGCGGCGGCCTGCTGCGCATCGCTTTCAACCAGGCCGCCGAGATTCTCCGCCTGGCGCCGCAGGCAGATGAGTTGCCGGGCTTCATCGAGGGGCTCGAAGCTTATCCACAGGAGGCTTTCTGGGCCGACCTGCGCCGTATGACCAGCGATCGGACTGATCCCGAGCTCGCGGAAACCCTCATTTCGCAATCCTACCCGACCGCCTTGTGGATGGCGGAAAACGGCATCCGTTTTGAGCCCGCCATCTCGCTCGGCGCGGTGCGGGTTGGCGGCGCGATCAAATGGCCGAAAGGCGCAATTCTGCGCGCCGCGAATGAAGGCGTCGGGCTGTCACGGATGTGGTTTGCGCGCGCCGGAAAAAGCGGCATCGAAGTCCGCTATCGGAGCGGCGCGATCCGGTTGATGCTCGACAGCCGCGGCCGCGTCTGCGGCGTGGTCATCCGGGATCCCGCCGGACTTCAGGAAGTTGCCGCGCGCGCCGTCGTGCTGGGATGCGGCGGCTTCGAGGCGAACATGGCGTGGCGCGCGCAATACCTCGGCCGCCCGTGGGATCATGCGAAGGTGCGCGGCACCCCGCACAATCAGGGTGACGGCTTGCGGATGGCGCTGGAGATCGGTGCGATGCCGTGGGGACAGTGGAGCGGATGCCACGCGACGCCGATCAATGCCGCGGCACCCGCCTTCGGCGATCGTCAGCTCACCGACAAGACCAACCGCCTATCGTATCTGTATGGTGTGATGATCAATCGTGACGGCCTACGCTTCGTCGATGAGGGCGAAGATCAGGCGCTGTTCACCTACGCCAAATTCGGCGGAGCGATTCTGAATCAGCCCGGCGGCGTGGCCTGGCAAATCTTCGACGCCAGAGTGACCGCGCTGCTCGAACCCCGCTATGCGACCAGCGAGCCGATCGTCGCGGAGCGGCTGGAGGATCTGATCGCTAAGCTGGACGTCGATCAGGCGACCGCGCTCCGGACACTCAACGAATTCAACGCTGCCGCTGGCCGTGGTCGTTTTAATCCGGGCGAGCACGACGGCATGGCGACGCGCGAATTATCGCTGCCCAAATCCAACTGGGCGCAAAAGCTCGAGACGCCGCCGTTTTGCGCCTATCCGGTCACGGGCGGCATCACTTTTTCGTTCGGCGGGTTGAAGATCAACGACCGCGCGCAAGTGATCGCGACCAACTGGGAGCCGATCGCTGGACTGTACGCCTGTGGCGAGATGGTCGGGGGCCTGTTTCACAACAACTATCCGGGTGGTTCGGGACTGATGTCGGGCGCGGTCTTTGGCCGGATCGCCGGGACGTCGGCGGCGCGCGATCAAAGGTAA
- a CDS encoding pyridoxamine 5'-phosphate oxidase family protein → MNRRQQIQLTADEQSEFLRQPRKAALATIGNDGFPHVVAMNYLAKDGFIYMTSYGKAQKVLNIRRNPKVAVMVESGQSYAELRGVMIRGMCELIEDAEVVARTMRELAGEQPGGAAPRAASGSAPKRVLLKIVPQKISSWDHAKLGGKY, encoded by the coding sequence ATGAACCGACGACAACAGATCCAATTGACCGCGGATGAGCAGAGCGAGTTTCTCCGGCAGCCGCGCAAGGCCGCGCTCGCGACGATCGGCAATGACGGCTTTCCGCACGTGGTCGCGATGAACTATCTCGCTAAAGATGGCTTCATCTATATGACCTCCTACGGCAAGGCGCAGAAAGTCCTTAATATCCGCCGCAATCCGAAGGTCGCAGTTATGGTCGAGAGCGGGCAGTCTTACGCCGAGCTGCGCGGCGTAATGATCCGCGGGATGTGCGAGCTGATCGAAGATGCGGAGGTCGTCGCCCGCACGATGCGCGAACTGGCCGGCGAGCAGCCTGGCGGCGCCGCGCCGCGAGCCGCCTCCGGCAGCGCGCCGAAACGCGTCCTGCTCAAGATCGTGCCGCAAAAAATCTCGAGTTGGGACCACGCCAAACTCGGCGGTAAATACTGA